In the genome of Pseudonocardia cypriaca, the window TCGCAGATGATGGCCAGCCGGCAGCAGGATCGTTCGAGGGCTGGCCGGAGCGGGTCGCCGAGGTGACGGTGATGGACCCGTGTTGCGGGTCGGGACACTTCCTCGTCGAAGCATTCTCAATGCTCTCGCAGATGCGGGCGGAGGAAGAGGGGCTGTCGGTCGCCGATTCGCAAGACGCAGTTCTGTGTGATAATCTGTACGGTCTCGATATTGACCCCCGATGTGTGCAGATCGCCATGTTTGCGGTGGTGCTCCAAGCATGGAAGACAGGCGGCGGATGGCGTCGACTTAATACGCCGAATATTGCATGCTCCGGACTTCCAGTGAAGGCATCGATTAACGAGTGGAACGAACTTGCCGGCGGAGACGGTAGAATTGAGGGTGCTCTCAGTCGCTTGCACGTCCTTTTTCGTGATGCGGACAGCCTTGGTAGTTTGATCGATCCGTTGCGCATGACGAGCATTGGCGCCCAACGCGGATCACAGCAGTCGCTACTGGAGATCGACTGGTCTCAGCTGGCGCCGTTACTCTCGGCGGCAATGACCTTGGAAGGGGGTGAAAACGAAGCAAGCGTCCTCGGAACCAGTGCGCTAGGAATCGCCGCAGCAGCGGAATACCTGTCTCGCAGCTTTACGCTGATCGCGACCAATGTTCCGTACTCGAGCCGTGTATCGCTCACCCCGCAGATCCTTGGATACATCGACTCGTCTCATGCAGATGCGGCAGGCGATCTGGCCACGACCTTCCTCGACCGCAGCATGGCTCTCGGCTACACGGTCGCCATTGTTTCGCCACAGAACTGGCTCTATCAGCCTTGGTATAAGCGATTTCGACAGCGACTACTTCAGAAGGCAAGCTGGAGACTGCTGGCCCGCCTTGGCGCAGGCGCGTTCAAGCAAATTAGTGGCGAGGTCGTGAATGTTGCACTCATAGTTGTTGACAACGTCAGGCCATCCGATTCGCATCTACTCGGATATGTGGACGTTCAGGAATTCGGAGCGGCAGATGTCAAAGACGGAAGTCTTAAGTCCGAGCAGGTATCTGAGCTTCTCCAGGGTGACATGCTCAATAACCCCGATGCCCGAATCGCCCGTCCCGCGGCAGACGCGACGCCGCTCCTCGCAGAGAGGGCCGATTCCGCACAAGGAATTTGCACCGGCGATTATGCGCGATTTGGGCGCAATTTTTGGGAACTAGATAGAATCAACAACGGCTGGGCCCGCCAGCAGAGCACTGTTTCGACGCCCAAGGCCTATGGAGGGCGTGAATGGGTCCTGCTATGGCAGGGCGGAAACGGCGAGCTTCAGGAGCACGTTCGGCTCCGGCTTGGAGCTGGTCGGGAGGGCTCCTGGATTCGAGGGATCGAATTCCTTGAAAGGCGCGGTGTCGTCGTATCGCAATCGGGCGACCTCAAGGTCACCCTTTATACGGGTGACCTTTTGGACAACAATGCGGCGGTGATTGTGCCATTCGACGAAGAGCTCCTGCCGGCATTGTGGGCCTACTGCTCGTCGCCAGAGTATCGACTAAACGTTCGAAACATCGACTCGGCACTCAAAGTTACAAACAAGACACTCCTCAAGGTGCCCTTTGATGAGGCTCGATGGCGCAAGGTAGCGAATGAGGTGGGTCCGCTCCCGGCGCCTTGGTCGGATGATCCGACACAATGGTTATTCGCCGGTCGGCCGGACCAATCCACAGCATCCTTGCAGGTGGCTGTCGGGCGGCTTCTCGGCTATCGCTGGCCTGATCAGGCGGAATCCGACGAGCTCGACTCTTTCGTCGATAACGATGGAATCGCGTGTATTCCGGCGGTCGCAGGGGAGGCGCGGGCCTCAGACCGGGTGCAGCAACTGCTCGCCACGGCATACGATTCCTGGTCCCCGGCAACGCTCAAGGGTATATTGGAGCAGGCTGGGAGCAAAAAGCCGAACCTTGCCGAGTGGTTGCGGGACGAATTCTTCAAGCAGCACTGCGCTCTGTTCGGGAACCGGCCGTTCATCTGGCACATCTGGGATGGACTGAAGGATGGCTTCTCGGCGCTCGTGAACTACCACCGGCTCGACCGCAAGACCCTGGCTAAGCTCACCTATTCTTACCTCGGCCAGGACTGGGTCGAACGTCTGCGGGCCGAGATCCGCGACGAGGTTGCCGGGGCCGAGGCGCGGCTTGCGGCGGCGCTGGAATTGAAGCGCAAGCTCGAGCTGATCCTCGACGGCGAGCAGCCCTACGATATCTACGTGCGATGGAAGGCGCCGCACGAGCAGCCTATGGGCTGGGAGCCCGACCTCAACGACGGGGTCCGCCTGAACATCCGACCGTTCGTGACAGCAGGGGTGCTGCGGACTCCGTTCAACATCCACTGGAAGAAAGACCGCGGCAAGGATCCGGACGGCTCAGAGCGGCTCAATGACATCCACATGTCCGTGGCCGAGAAGCAAGAAGCGCGAAAGCGGGCCGGTCTACCGTGAGCGACACCGTTCTCGACCGCCTAGTTGAGTGCCTGGCCAAGGCGTCGGCGTTCGACCCCAACGTGCAGGAGGCGCCCGTCGCGCTGCTGTGGCCCGACGAGGAGGCGCGGTGGCAGTCGGTGATCGGTCGGATCGCCGGCCGGGTACCGCTGGTTTCTCTCGGTGCCTTCGAGCCGGCGCAGCAGCGTGGGCCGGCGTATTGGGTCCGGTGTGTGGTGGCCGGGACGATCGACGCGGGACTCGCCGATGGGCGGCCCGTCATCTACCTGCCGGGGGTGCCGCAGGGCGCGGTCCGCGCTGTCGAAACCTGCGCCCCGGAGCTCGCGCCGATCGCCGAGCTGCAGTACCGCAGCAGATGGTTCGCCAACCCCAAGGGGCGGGACTGGACCGTGCGGGCACTGCTTGCCGATGCCGAGCACGGCCTGGGACTGATGGTGGCCGACAACGCCCAGACAAATGCGGCCTTGCTTCTGGCACTCGATAAGCTTCTCGACGTCCCGATCAACCGCCTGAAGAATCAGGTGCTCGACGCCGACTACTGCAATCAGTTGGTCAACCCCGATCCGCCCAGCTTGCTGCTCGGATGGCTCGACGACCCCGCCGGCTATCGCAGCCGGCTACCAAGGGCGCAGTGGGTGGCATTCGTGCAGCAGTGCAAGGCCGATTACGGCTTCGATCCTGAGTTGGACGGCGAGATCGCCGCTGCGCGCCGACTTGCTGCGCGGGACGGGAATTGGGATCTGGTCTGGAAGCGCTTCGCGGAGATGCCGCAGGGTTACCGAGGGGTCCCCGAGCAGCTCCGCAAGGCTCGCCCGCTGGAGTTCCACGTCGACAACCCGCCGGCGTGGCCGCAGGACAACGAGAACGATGAGGACCACCTCCGGAGCAGGCTCGCGGACTGCGCCATCTTGAATCCGGAGGGTGCTCGTAAAGAGATCGCTAGGCTCAACGATGAGCACGCGCGCCGCCGCACTACCGTCTGGGCCGGCCTGGGTCAGGCACCCCTCGCTTTCGCCCTCGAGCAGCTCGTCGCACTGGCCGAACTTACCGCACAACCGCTCGCCGCGAACGACCTCATTTCACTTGCGAGCGACTACACCGATCGCGGTTGGCGAGTAGATGACACTTTCCTGCGTGCGCTTGGAGCAGCGCCCGCACGAGCAGATCGAGCGGCGGTCGCGGCGGCGGGCACCGTCTTGTACCGCGCGTGGGCGGACTCAGCGGCCCGGGCAATGCAGACGATCATCGGTCCGATGGCGAATGCGTACAACTACGAGGCGACGGGACCGGCGTCCACGGCACCCGGTGTGGTGTCAGTTTTCGTCGATGGCTTCCGCCTTGACATCGCCCACCGGGTCCAGGATCGCCTTGTCACCGCCGGGCTGGCCGTGGAGTGCGCGACAGGGCTCGCCGCTCTTCCGACCGTGACGGCTACGGCAAAGGCGGCATTGGCTCCCGTGGGGAGGGATGCGTTGACGGCCGGCCCGGGCCTGCAGTCGAGGAACACCGCCACCGGGACAGCGGCGTCGATCGCGGTTCTTCGTTCCCTCATGGGCGACAACGGAGTGCAGGTATTGGGGTCGACCGAGGTCGGCGACCCGACCGGCTCGGCATGGGCCGAGGCGGGCGAGCTGGACCGTCGTGGCCATGACGTAGGCAGTCGCCTGGTCGACTACCTCGATGAGGAGGTCGACAGGATCGTCGGTCGTGTCCGCGAGCTCCTCGACGCCGGCTGGTTGCGTGTGGACGTCCTGACCGATCACGGCTGGCTGCTGATGCCCGGCGGCTTGGAGAAGGTCGAGCTTCCGGCGGCCACCACGGAGGTCAAGAAGGGCCGTTGCGCGCGGGTGAAGGACGGCGCAGTCGTCGAGGTTCCAACTGTGCCGTGGTTCTGGGACCGGGATGTGCGCATCGCTGTCGCACCGGGTCTGACGTGTTTTGAGGCAGGCAAGGAGTACGAACACGGCGGCGTCAGCCCGCAGGAGTGCATAGTGCCGAGGTTGACGGTCACGGCTTCCGCAGCAATGACTGCGACCGGTGGCCCGGAGATCAGGAAGGTGACCTGGCTGGGATTGCTGTGCCGGATCGAGCTGTCCGGCGCCGGGCACGGCGTGGTCGCTGACCTGCGCGGCCTCGCCGCTGATCCGAACACGAGTATCGCGGCCAAGGCCAAGGAGACCTCCGCGCCGGGAAGGGTCTCGCTCGCCGTGCCTGACGAGGATCTCGAAGGCCAGCGTGCCCACCTTGTGCTGGTCGGACCCGATGGCGAGATTCTCGCCGATCGCGATGTGATCGTGGGGAGGAACCGGTGAGTGACCCCAGGCCGGATCGTTGGACGGGCGAACGTGGGCCGAACGAGTGGAGTGCGGGCAGCGTGCGCACCGAGGCGTGGGGCGGTGTAGATGCCGATCGGCTGGATGCCGTGTGCCGGCAGTACCGTATCTCGGCACTGTACGTCTTCGGCTCCGTTGCCCGCGGCGAGGCGGCATCGACCAGCGACGTCGATCTGCTCTATGACCTTGAGCTGGGAGCGCACCTGGGCTGGGAGATCGAGGATCTCTCCGACTCGCTGGCAGAGATCTTCGGTCGGCCCGTCGATCTGGTTTCTCGGGCGGCCCTGCACCCGTTGCTCAGGGCCACGGTCCTGGAGGAGGCGAGAGTCGTCTATGAAGCGTGACCTTATCCTCCTGCGCGAGATGATCAACGCGGCCGAGCAGGCCCAGAGCCTTGTTGAAGGGCGCACCGCCTCCGAAGTCGACGGCGACCGCCTGCGCCGCGACGCACTCATGTGGAACTTTACGGTGCTCGGCGAGGCGGCAACGCTCGTGTCGGATGCGACGAAGGTCCGGTTCCCGACGATCCCTTGGCGGAACCCGGCCCGGCTGCGCAACCGCGTCGTCCACGGCTACTGGTCAGTGGACGTAAGTGTCCTGCATACCACGGCCTCGGAGCAGCTCGGTGAGTTCGTCCGTCAGCTTCGGGACGCGGCGGCCGTGCTGGAAGTCGAAGACGAACAGCCACCGGTATCCGGTTCGGAGGCGAGCGGAACCGATGAGTGACCTCGACGCGCTCGATCGGCTCGCGGCGGAGGTGTTCGAGGGCTACCTGGTCCGCAAGGACCTGGCCCAGCAGTTCCGGGGGCAGTACCCGGTGCCCACCTATGTTGGGGAGTTCCTGCTCGGACGCTACTGCGCGACTACAGATCCCGACGAGCTCGCGGAGGGCCTCGCCATCGTCGAGCGAGTCATGAAGGAACGCACGGTGCGTGCCGGCGAGGAGGAGTTGTTCAAGTCCCGGGCCCGCGAGCAAGGCACGGTCAAGATCGTCGACCTACTGCGGGCGCGGCTCGATGCCAAGGCCGACTCCTACAAGGCCGAGCTCCCGAGCCTGCAACTGGGCGACATCCATATCTCCGCGGACCTCGTCAACGCCCACGATCGGATGCTCACTGGCGGGTTCTACGCCGAAGTCTCCCTCGAGTACATCGCCGCGTTGGCTCGTGACACCGGTGGCGCGCCGTTCCGGGTGGACGCGGTCCGACCTATCCAGATGTCCACCCGCGACGCCCTCGACACGTTCGTGCGGGGCCGGAGCCAGTTCACCCTGGACCAGTGGCGCGAGCTGTTGCTGCGCAGCGTCGGCTTCGAGCCGGCACGGTTCAGTCGCCGCGAGCAGGACGTCCTGTTCGCGCGCATGGTCCCGTTTGTGGTGCCGAACTACAACGCAGTCGAACTCGGTCCGCGCGGCACCGGGAAGTCGCACCTGTTCCAGCAAGTTTCGCCGTATGCGCATCTGGTCTCCGGCGGCAAGGCGACCATCGCCAACATGTTCGTCAACAACGCGACGGGACGTCGCGGACTCGTTGCTCAGTACGACGTCGTCTGCTTTGACGAGGTTTCTGGTGTCTCGTTCGACTCCAAGGATGGAGTGAACATCCTCAAAGGATTTATGGAGTCCGGGGAGTTCAGTCGTGGCAAGGAGAGTATCCGCGCCGACGGGGGCATCGTGATGGTGGGCAACTTCGACGTCGACGTGGCCGACGAGCTGCGCCGCGGCCACCTGTTCGGGCCGATGCCGAAGGAGATGCGCGACGACACCGCGTTCCATGATCGAATCCATGGCTACCTGCCCGGTTGGGACGTGCCCAAGCTCGACCCGTCGTACTTCACCGCTCACTACGGGTTCGTCAGCGACTTCCTGGCCGAGTGCTGGAGCCAGCTCCGGCGTACGTCCCGCATGGGCGTGATCCAGGACCGTCTCGAGTGGAGCGACCAGCTATCCGGTCGCGACCGTAAGGCGGTGAACAACACCGTGAACGGGCTGATAAAGCTACTGTGGCCGGATCCAGCAACTGATGTTCCTGATGACGCGCTGGCGTGGGCCGCCGAGCTCGCGCTAGAGCTGCGCCGGCGGGTGAAGGAGCAGCAGGCGCTCATCGGCGCCGCCGAGTTCGGCAAGGTCGATCTCGGCTACCGCATCGGTGACCGACCCGAGAAGATCGTCTACTGCGACGAATCGGTACAGCACAGACGGCGTGATACGGGCGAGCCGGACTCTGCCGCCAGCAGGAGGACACGGGACAGCGAGGTCCTGCCCGAGCCTGATCCGGCGGAGGTTCGATATTCGACTGGCGCAAAGGCCACTTCCTATGCTGCCGGTGACGTCATCGATGGCCGCTTCGAAGTCCTTAGCATCCTTGGCCAAGGGGGCTTCTCGAAGGTGTACCGAGTCCGCGACGATGTCGAGGAAGAAGAGCGCGCGCTCAAGCTATTCGACAGCGCTGCGGGCTACAACGCCGTGCGGCGCGAAATCGCGGCTCTGCGCAAGGTGAGGCATCCAAACATCGTCGAGGTGTTCTGGGCTGGCAAGACGGGCGCAGGCGAGTGGTACCTCATCACAGAGTACATCGACGGCGAATCGCTCGACGAGTACGCTACAGGGCGTCGCCACCTGCGTGATCGCGAAGCCGTCGATGTTGCCCTGGACATACTCGACGCGTTGATCGCCATCCACCCCGACTCCGCGCGCATCGAGGAGCTGGACCGAAAGAAGCACGGTGCCGACGGCTTGTCTGGCGCCGAGTTCGAGGAATGGATGGAGCTCCAGGACAAAGGGCTCGTGCATCGGGACATCAAGCCACTCAACGTCATGCTGACCCGCACCGGCGCGAAGCTGCTCGACTTCAACATCGCCTCGCGCGTCGGCGATCCGGTGCGGACCCAGTCCGGGACGCCCCCCTACCAGGCGCCCGACGCGAACCTCACCCGATGGGACGTCTCCACAGACCTCTTCGCGGTCGGCGTGATGCTGTACGAGTTGCTGTGCAATGGCGAGCATCCGTACCCCGGATCGTTGCCGTTGGCTGGCGAGTCGGTGATCGACCCGCGGACGTTCCGTCCAGACCTCCGGCCCGAGCTCGCCGATCTGCTTGTCAGAGCATGTGCGCCGTATCGAAGCGAGCGGTTCTCGACAGCTCAGGAGATGCGGGCCGCCCTGCACGGCGTGCGCAACGGCAAGACGTCAGGTTGATCTCGTAAACGGGAATTCAGGCGACCGAAGCATCTGTCGCGAGTTCCCGCGGGGAGTCGGGGTGGGCGAAGGAGACAGGCATCGAGCCCTTGGTGACGGTTGCGTGCGCGGCCATCTCGGCGCCACAGTCCCAGCCGCCCACGATCAGGCGTGCGGCACGGGTCTGACCTCAGGTCATCTGGTCAAGATCAAAGAGCCTCGCTACGCCCAGCAGCTACACCCAGACAAGCAACCTGCTCGAGCCCAGGCGCTGCCACTAGCTGGACCGAGCACAGGCTGGGTCAGGTCGGTCGGTCGGGCGATGCGCAGCGGCGCCTGTGGTGGCACGCGCTTCGACCTGGGCGCCGCCTGGAGATCGCCTCTGGGATCGGAGGATGACCCGGTCGCTTCTGTATGACGTGCCAACGCTGGTACGCGACGTGCAGCCAGTCGCCAAGGTCGGGCATTTCTGACCGCGCCGCCGAGGAGACAGCGCGGGCGGAGCGAGGTGTTGCTGCGATCCGATCACAACACGGCGGCAGACCCTCGCTGCGGCCGCGCTGTGCCACCATCGACCCGTGACCGAACCGATCGGCCGCCGCATCGCCTTCCACCGGCGCCGCCGGGGCCTCAGCCAGGCTGCCGTGGCAGGCCTGGTCGGTCGATCGGAATCGTGGTTGTCGCAGGTGGAGCGGGGTCTGCGCACCGTCGACAGCTACTCCGTGCTCCGCGACCTTGCCCGCGTTCTCCGGGTCGACATCGGCACGCTGACCGGGAGTGGCAGCGAGCCCGAACGGTCGGTGTGCCACAGCGATCTGGTTGCCATCGAACGGGCCCTCCTGAGCAGTTTCGCGAACGCGCCGATCGCGGACGTCGGGTCGGCCGTTCCGGCGCTGCACGGTGCCTATCAGGCCGCCCACTACGACGAGGTCCTGGCCGCGCTGCCAGGCCTGGTCGAAGCCCTCGACGGGCAGGAGCCGCAGCTGGTCGCCGCCGGCTACACGGTTGTGGCAAAGACCCTCACGAAGATCGGTCAGCACGACCTAGCGCTGGTCGCAGCAGACCGGGCCCGTACTGCGGCACAGCGAGGCGGGGAGCTTGCAGACGTCGGCATGGCCGTCTACCAGGTCGCGTGCGCGCTCCTCCCGACCGCGCGGGCTCCGCTCGCCGAGGAGCTCGCGGTCACGACCGCGACGGAGCTGGACGGCGACAGTCCGGCGATGTGGAGCGTCACCGGCGCGCTCTGGCTCATCGCCGCAGTCGCGGCGGCTCGCCGGATCGATGCAGCGGCCGCCGAGGAGCGGCTCGACCGCGCGCATCAGCTTGCCGACCGGCTCGGTGAGGACGCCAACCACCGCTGGACGGCATTCGGTCCGACGAACGTCGCCATTCATCGGGTCTCGGTCGCCGTCGAGCTCGGCGACGCGCCGGCCGCGCTGGCCGCTGCGGAGGCCGTTGACCTCGACCGGCTTCCGGAGGGGCTGCGTAGCCGCCGGGTACAGGTCCAGCTGGACATCGCCTGGGCGCAGGCCCAGCGGCGGCGGGACGCCGAGGCACTCGTCGCGCTCCTTGAGATCGAGCGGGCGGCGCCGCAGGTGACCCGGCGCAACGCCGTCGCGCGCGACACCATCCGCCAGCTGCTTGCCCGCGCGCGGGGGACGAGCGGGGCGGCAGTACGTGGCCTGGCGCACCGGGCTGGGGTCGCCGTCTAATGGGGGAGCGGCCACTGACGTTCGTCGTGTGCGGGGCGCCCCTCGCCGCCCGTGCGGGAGAGGTGGCCGACGCCCTCCGCGAGGGCTGGAGCGTGTCGATCGTCGTTACCGACGCAGCGGGCCAGTGGTTCCGCGAGCCGTCTGAGCACGACCGGCCTCGGCCCGGTCTCGTCGTCGCTTGCCCGCTCACGTTCAACACGGCCAACAAGGTCGCGGCCGGGATCATGGACACCAGCGCGGCTGGTGCGCTCTGCGACGCGCTCGGGGCCGGCGTGCCGATCGTGGCGGTACCGATGGTCAACAACCGGCTCTGGGGCCATCCGGCGTGGGCGTCGACCCTGCAGACGTTGGTCGATGCCGGCGTTCGCTTCGTCGACCCGCAGTCGGGGCACGTCGGCGATCCCGCACCTGTCCAGTCGGGGACGGGGCAGGAGGTCGTTGCCGCATTCGACCCGGAATGGGTCGTCGCCGCCGTCGGCTGAACCCGCACAATTGTGCGGGTCGCATCGTCCTGTGGGACGAGTAGCCGAATCGCCGGTGTGCTGGCTCGGTGATGAGTCCTTTCGCTCGTGTCCTCGCCGATGGAGACCCACTCGTGTGGCAACGACTGCTGGGCGAGCATGTGCCGCGTGTGGACGGGCGGTGCACCCTGTGCTCGCTCGGAGCGAGCCAGGGCCGACCGCTGTGGCCGTGTCGTCTGTACGAGGAGGCGGCGTCTGCTGCGGAGCTGGTCCGGATCGAGCGATCAGCCGGCAAGCGAGACGAGCGCTCCGCTGGAGAACATCGACTCGTGCAGCTCGATGGACGCCGGTGAGAGGCCCTCTGGTACGTCGAACACGAGCACGCCCTTGACGCTGTTCCCAGGGTTGATCGGCGTGAAGAACGACTCGCTGTCCGGCACATTCATCAGCGCGGCCGACGAATCGGTGGTGAACTCGCGGCCCTGGGTGTCAAGCAGGGTCTGGTTGGCGCCCATGAACGTCTGCGACTCGGAGCCGATGTTCCGCACGTTCACGTGGACCAGCACATACATGCCCTGCGCCTCGGTGCGCAGGAAGGAGTCGCCGAGGACTCGAACTCCGGTCTTCACGTCGGTCACGGTGAACGCGAGCGACCCGTCCTGCACCTCGGTGCCGATGCCGGCGGAGGCCGCGGGTGCGGAGTTGTTCGGGGCGGGCGCGGCGTAGGCCGTCGCCGGTCTCGAGGCGGAGGACGGGGAGCTCGAGACCGCCGCGCTGAAGATCGCGGCGTACAGGATGCAGATCGCGAGGCCAATCAGCGCGCAGACGAGGCCGGAGATTGCCATGCCCTTGTTGGTCGCACGGCCGTCCCGAGCCCGGGCCAGGCCGAGTCCCGCGAACACCAGCGCGAGCAGCACCAGCGGCCAGGCGATCAGGCCGATGATCGGGATGAACGAGAACAGCAGCCCTAGCAGCCCGAGCACGAAGGCCGCCACACCGAACCCGTTCTGCGGCGGCGGGGGCGGCGGGTAGTACCCCGAGGGCGGGTATTGGGGCATGTACTGGGTCACGGGGTGCCTTCCGCGTTGTCTGAACTGCTCGCGCACCCACCTCGGATCCAGCCCTGCGTTCGTTAACGATCTCCTCGCGGCGCCCGATCAATGATCCGATCACACAGGATGGGAGCGATGGATCAACGAACCGCCGCTCGGGGCAATGTCGGCTCCGCGGCTAGGGAGACGATCGCTGCCGTTCGTAGTTTCGCTGAACGGGCATCTGCGCTGCTTACGGCGCCGCAGGTGCTCCGTGACAGCGCCCGGCACCAGATCGAGATCGTGAACGGTGACCACGTCGCCGCGCGGCTGCGCGAAATGCCGATCGACGCGCTCAAGGACGTGGCCGGTCGGGGAGTGCGGTTGCGGGCGCTGGAGCAGGCCGGCTATCGCACGGTCGCCGATGTCCTGAACGCGCCCGACTACCGGCTCCAGCAGGTGCCCGGTGTTGGGCAAGCGACAGTGCAGGAGGTTCGGCGGGCTGCGCGGACGGTCGCTGTCCGGGTGCACCAGGACGTCCGCTTCCGCTTCGATCCGGACCGCCGTGACCCCGCGCAGACCCAGCTGCTCGCTACCCTCGCCGCCGTACGAGCCGCGGACGGAGCGGCAACGGCGTTGCACGAGCCCTTACAGGCGTTCCGCACGCAGGTCGCCCCGCTGGTCGTGGAGGCGGAGCGGGCGAGCAGCCGTCTGAAGATGGCCTTCTCCTGGCGGTCCAAGAAGGACGCCGCGCTCGACGCGCTCGCCCAGCTCGACGCGATCCTCGCCGACCCGCGCGTCCGTGCCCTCCAGCAGACGGTGCACCTCCGCGAGCAGGCCGTCGACCCGCGCAGCTACGACCCGGAGCAGCTCTGGCGCGACTACCTGTCCGACGCGGCGTCGGTGAACGCGGTGCTGTCGACCGTCGCGGGCATGGGCGGGGTGGAGGACGAGGAGGCGGCGCGCGGGTTCGTCCCGGAGGAGCTGCGGCAGCGGATCAGCGCGATCCCGCTCGACACC includes:
- a CDS encoding DNA methyltransferase; translated protein: MRALPAKDRKRLESAVLAARRVSESACRAAIDMLGVFADKRPDHLGSEQAALRNGLRARWRQLGLDRELLVAECAYEQWHRLLFARFLAENNLLLHPQYEAPVTLSDCEELAADLREPDAWAVAARFASEILPGIFRLADPCVRLRLAPEGRHALEEILDGLPAEMFAADDALGWVYQFWQKNKKDEVNASERKIGGADLGPVTQLFTENYMVRFLLENSLGAWWAARYPDSPLVKGFDYLRFADDGQPAAGSFEGWPERVAEVTVMDPCCGSGHFLVEAFSMLSQMRAEEEGLSVADSQDAVLCDNLYGLDIDPRCVQIAMFAVVLQAWKTGGGWRRLNTPNIACSGLPVKASINEWNELAGGDGRIEGALSRLHVLFRDADSLGSLIDPLRMTSIGAQRGSQQSLLEIDWSQLAPLLSAAMTLEGGENEASVLGTSALGIAAAAEYLSRSFTLIATNVPYSSRVSLTPQILGYIDSSHADAAGDLATTFLDRSMALGYTVAIVSPQNWLYQPWYKRFRQRLLQKASWRLLARLGAGAFKQISGEVVNVALIVVDNVRPSDSHLLGYVDVQEFGAADVKDGSLKSEQVSELLQGDMLNNPDARIARPAADATPLLAERADSAQGICTGDYARFGRNFWELDRINNGWARQQSTVSTPKAYGGREWVLLWQGGNGELQEHVRLRLGAGREGSWIRGIEFLERRGVVVSQSGDLKVTLYTGDLLDNNAAVIVPFDEELLPALWAYCSSPEYRLNVRNIDSALKVTNKTLLKVPFDEARWRKVANEVGPLPAPWSDDPTQWLFAGRPDQSTASLQVAVGRLLGYRWPDQAESDELDSFVDNDGIACIPAVAGEARASDRVQQLLATAYDSWSPATLKGILEQAGSKKPNLAEWLRDEFFKQHCALFGNRPFIWHIWDGLKDGFSALVNYHRLDRKTLAKLTYSYLGQDWVERLRAEIRDEVAGAEARLAAALELKRKLELILDGEQPYDIYVRWKAPHEQPMGWEPDLNDGVRLNIRPFVTAGVLRTPFNIHWKKDRGKDPDGSERLNDIHMSVAEKQEARKRAGLP
- the pglZ gene encoding BREX-1 system phosphatase PglZ type B, with the protein product MSDTVLDRLVECLAKASAFDPNVQEAPVALLWPDEEARWQSVIGRIAGRVPLVSLGAFEPAQQRGPAYWVRCVVAGTIDAGLADGRPVIYLPGVPQGAVRAVETCAPELAPIAELQYRSRWFANPKGRDWTVRALLADAEHGLGLMVADNAQTNAALLLALDKLLDVPINRLKNQVLDADYCNQLVNPDPPSLLLGWLDDPAGYRSRLPRAQWVAFVQQCKADYGFDPELDGEIAAARRLAARDGNWDLVWKRFAEMPQGYRGVPEQLRKARPLEFHVDNPPAWPQDNENDEDHLRSRLADCAILNPEGARKEIARLNDEHARRRTTVWAGLGQAPLAFALEQLVALAELTAQPLAANDLISLASDYTDRGWRVDDTFLRALGAAPARADRAAVAAAGTVLYRAWADSAARAMQTIIGPMANAYNYEATGPASTAPGVVSVFVDGFRLDIAHRVQDRLVTAGLAVECATGLAALPTVTATAKAALAPVGRDALTAGPGLQSRNTATGTAASIAVLRSLMGDNGVQVLGSTEVGDPTGSAWAEAGELDRRGHDVGSRLVDYLDEEVDRIVGRVRELLDAGWLRVDVLTDHGWLLMPGGLEKVELPAATTEVKKGRCARVKDGAVVEVPTVPWFWDRDVRIAVAPGLTCFEAGKEYEHGGVSPQECIVPRLTVTASAAMTATGGPEIRKVTWLGLLCRIELSGAGHGVVADLRGLAADPNTSIAAKAKETSAPGRVSLAVPDEDLEGQRAHLVLVGPDGEILADRDVIVGRNR
- a CDS encoding nucleotidyltransferase family protein; its protein translation is MSDPRPDRWTGERGPNEWSAGSVRTEAWGGVDADRLDAVCRQYRISALYVFGSVARGEAASTSDVDLLYDLELGAHLGWEIEDLSDSLAEIFGRPVDLVSRAALHPLLRATVLEEARVVYEA
- a CDS encoding HepT-like ribonuclease domain-containing protein; translation: MKRDLILLREMINAAEQAQSLVEGRTASEVDGDRLRRDALMWNFTVLGEAATLVSDATKVRFPTIPWRNPARLRNRVVHGYWSVDVSVLHTTASEQLGEFVRQLRDAAAVLEVEDEQPPVSGSEASGTDE
- the brxL gene encoding BREX system Lon protease-like protein BrxL, which gives rise to MSDLDALDRLAAEVFEGYLVRKDLAQQFRGQYPVPTYVGEFLLGRYCATTDPDELAEGLAIVERVMKERTVRAGEEELFKSRAREQGTVKIVDLLRARLDAKADSYKAELPSLQLGDIHISADLVNAHDRMLTGGFYAEVSLEYIAALARDTGGAPFRVDAVRPIQMSTRDALDTFVRGRSQFTLDQWRELLLRSVGFEPARFSRREQDVLFARMVPFVVPNYNAVELGPRGTGKSHLFQQVSPYAHLVSGGKATIANMFVNNATGRRGLVAQYDVVCFDEVSGVSFDSKDGVNILKGFMESGEFSRGKESIRADGGIVMVGNFDVDVADELRRGHLFGPMPKEMRDDTAFHDRIHGYLPGWDVPKLDPSYFTAHYGFVSDFLAECWSQLRRTSRMGVIQDRLEWSDQLSGRDRKAVNNTVNGLIKLLWPDPATDVPDDALAWAAELALELRRRVKEQQALIGAAEFGKVDLGYRIGDRPEKIVYCDESVQHRRRDTGEPDSAASRRTRDSEVLPEPDPAEVRYSTGAKATSYAAGDVIDGRFEVLSILGQGGFSKVYRVRDDVEEEERALKLFDSAAGYNAVRREIAALRKVRHPNIVEVFWAGKTGAGEWYLITEYIDGESLDEYATGRRHLRDREAVDVALDILDALIAIHPDSARIEELDRKKHGADGLSGAEFEEWMELQDKGLVHRDIKPLNVMLTRTGAKLLDFNIASRVGDPVRTQSGTPPYQAPDANLTRWDVSTDLFAVGVMLYELLCNGEHPYPGSLPLAGESVIDPRTFRPDLRPELADLLVRACAPYRSERFSTAQEMRAALHGVRNGKTSG
- a CDS encoding helix-turn-helix domain-containing protein; its protein translation is MTEPIGRRIAFHRRRRGLSQAAVAGLVGRSESWLSQVERGLRTVDSYSVLRDLARVLRVDIGTLTGSGSEPERSVCHSDLVAIERALLSSFANAPIADVGSAVPALHGAYQAAHYDEVLAALPGLVEALDGQEPQLVAAGYTVVAKTLTKIGQHDLALVAADRARTAAQRGGELADVGMAVYQVACALLPTARAPLAEELAVTTATELDGDSPAMWSVTGALWLIAAVAAARRIDAAAAEERLDRAHQLADRLGEDANHRWTAFGPTNVAIHRVSVAVELGDAPAALAAAEAVDLDRLPEGLRSRRVQVQLDIAWAQAQRRRDAEALVALLEIERAAPQVTRRNAVARDTIRQLLARARGTSGAAVRGLAHRAGVAV